From Halichoerus grypus chromosome 6, mHalGry1.hap1.1, whole genome shotgun sequence, one genomic window encodes:
- the ZNF853 gene encoding zinc finger protein 853 isoform X2: protein MELGAATETFVLELRCLEDGGPGPGTLSGGSGGGENQEEEEAQEKNGSPPRPTSSAPMGAGELAEEAQPGQQELQLQQSEWQRELQPEQQTQSQPSGQQLELQQQDGQGQLPQQNKDLQGTPQPVPPGQLRPQLQLMQRQEQTQEQQVQEQQLWQQQQKLLQEQEQLQQQQQDLQQEQLQQQQQHLRQEQLQQLQQQQDLQQEQSQQLQHMQQEQLQQQQQHLQQEQSQQLQHMQQEQLQQQQHLQQEQLQQLQHLQQDQSQQQQDLQQEQLQQLQQQQDLQQEQLQQLQHLQQDQSQQQQHLRQDQSQQLQHLRQDQSQQQQQQHLQQDQLQQQQHLQQDQSQQLQHLQQEQLQHLQQHLQQEQLQQLQHLQQEQSQQQQDLQQEQSQQQHLQQEQSQQQQHLQQDQLQKQQQDLQQDQLQQQQQHLRQEQSQQLQQQHLQQEQSQQLQHLQQDQLQQQKQQDLQQELLQQQQHLQQEQSQQQQQQHLRQDQLQQQQDLQQEQSQQLQHLRQDQLQQQQQHLQQEQLQQQQQHLQQDQSQQLQHLQQEQSQQLQHLQQDQLQQQKQEEQLQQQHLQQDQLQQQQQHLQQEQLQQQQQHLQQDQSQQLQHLQQEQSQQLQHLQQDQLQQQKQEEQLQQQHLQQDQLQQQQQQQEEEEEQLQQQQQQQLQQQQQQQLQQQQQLQQQEQEQLQMQQQQQLQQQQHQQDQLQQLQQEQQKQEEQLQQQQLQQQQELLQQQRQEQLQQQQLQQQLLHQQQLQQQQLQQQEQLQEQQQPRPLEPEEEEEVELELMPVDLGTEQELEQQRQELERQQELERQQEQRQLQLKLQEQLQQLEQQLEQQQQQLEQQQEVQLELTPVDLGAQQQEVQLELTPVQPELQLELVPAAAGGGPPAPGAPAAVVVAPPGYVVLQELMVLPAVAAPAVVAIPGPAGSAALTPARQRRRRRARDRPTICGECGKGFSRSTDLVRHQATHTGERPHRCGECGKGFSQHSNLVTHQRIHTGEKPYACSYCAKRFSESSALVQHQRTHTGERPYACADCGKRFSVSSNLLRHRRTHSGERPYVCEDCGERFRHKVQIRRHERQLHGAGRSRGLGLLRGTRAPTGGPPRSEQAP from the exons ATGGAGCTGGGGGCAGCCACTGAGACCTTCGTGCTGGAGCTTCGGTGTCTTGAAGAtgggggcccagggcctggcaccctCTCAG GTGGCAGCGGTGGGGGTGAGAATCAAGAGGAAGAAGAGGCTCAGGAGAAGAATGGCAGCCCACCACGGCCAACAAGCTCAGCCCCGATGGGGGCCGGGGAACTCGCTGAGGAAGCACAGCCCGGACAGCAGGAGTTGCAACTGCAACAGTCAGAATGGCAACGAGAGCTGCAGCCAGAGCAGCAAACACAAAGCCAGCCGTCAGGACAGCAGCTAGAATTGCAGCAGCAAGATGGGCAAGGCCAGCTGCCTCAACAAAACAAGGACCTGCAGGGAACACCCCAACCTGTGCCCCCTGGGCAGCTGAGACCACAGCTGCAGCTGATGCAACGGCAGGAACAAACACAGGAGCAGCAAGTGCAGGAGCAACAACTGTGGCAGCAACAGCAGAAACTGTTACAAGAGCAGGAGCAgttacagcagcagcagcaggacctGCAGCAGGAACAgttacagcagcagcagcagcacctgcgACAGGAACAGTtacagcagctgcagcagcagcaggaccTGCAGCAGGAACAGTCACAGCAGCTGCAGCACATGCAACAGGAACAgttacagcagcagcagcagcacctgcaGCAGGAACAGTCACAGCAGCTGCAGCACATGCAACAGGAACAgttacagcagcagcagcacctgcaGCAGGAACAGTTACAGCAGCTGCAGCACCTGCAGCAGGACCAGTCACAGCAGCAGCAGGACCTGCAGCAGGAACAGTtacagcagctgcagcagcagcaggaccTGCAGCAGGAACAGTTACAGCAGCTGCAGCATCTGCAGCAGGACCAgtcacagcagcagcagcacctgcgGCAGGACCAGTCACAGCAGCTGCAGCACCTGCGGCAGGACCAgtcacagcagcagcagcagcagcacctgcaGCAGGACCAgttacagcagcagcagcacctgcaGCAGGACCAGTCACAGCAGCTGCAGCACCTGCAGCAGGAACAGTTACAGCACCTGCAGCAGCACCTGCAGCAGGAACAGTTACAGCAGCTGCAGCACCTGCAGCAGGAACAGTCACAGCAGCAGCAGGACCTGCAGCAGGAACAGTCACAGCAGCAGCACCTGCAGCAGGAACAgtcacagcagcagcagcacctgcaGCAGGACCAGTTACAGAAGCAGCAGCAGGACCTGCAGCAGGACCAgttacagcagcagcagcagcacctgcgGCAGGAACAGTcacagcagctgcagcagcagcacCTGCAGCAGGAACAGTCACAGCAGCTGCAGCACCTGCAGCAGGACCAGTTacagcagcagaagcagcaggacCTGCAGCAGGAACTgttacagcagcagcagcacctgcaGCAGGAACAgtcacagcagcagcagcagcagcacctgcgGCAGGACCAGTTACAGCAGCAGCAGGACCTGCAGCAGGAACAGTCACAGCAGCTGCAGCACCTGCGGCAGGACCAgttacagcagcagcagcagcacctgcaGCAGGAACAgttacagcagcagcagcagcacctgcaGCAGGACCAGTCACAGCAGCTGCAGCACCTGCAGCAGGAACAGTCACAGCAGCTGCAGCACCTGCAGCAGGACCAGTTAcagcagcagaagcaggaggaACAGTTACAGCAGCAGCACCTACAGCAGGACCAgttacagcagcagcagcagcacctgcaGCAGGAACAgttacagcagcagcagcagcacctgcaGCAGGACCAGTCACAGCAGCTGCAGCACCTGCAGCAGGAACAGTCACAGCAGCTGCAGCACCTGCAGCAGGACCAGTTAcagcagcagaagcaggaggaACAGTTACAGCAGCAGCACCTACAGCAGGACCAgttacagcagcagcagcagcagcaggaggaggaggaggaacagttacagcagcaacagcagcaacagttacagcagcagcagcagcaacagttacagcagcagcagcagttacagcagcaagagcaggaacagtTACAGATGCAGCAGCAGCAACAGTTACAGCAGCAGCAACATCAGCAGGACCAGTtgcagcagctgcagcaggaacagcagaagcaggaggaacagttacagcagcagcagctgcagcagcagcaggaacTGTTACAGCAGCAGCGGCAGGAACAGTtacagcagcagcagctgcagcagcagctGCTGCACCAGCAACAGTtacagcagcagcagctgcagcagcaagAACAGTTGCAAGAGCAGCAGCAGCCCCGTCCACTGgagccagaggaggaggaagaggtggagCTGGAGCTCATGCCGGTGGACCTGGGGACGGAGCAGGAACTGGAGCAGCAGCGGCAGGAGCTAGAGCGGCAGCAGGAGCTGGAGAGACAACAGGAACAGCGGCAGCTGCAGCTCAAACTGCAGGAGCAGCTGCAGCAGCTGGAGCAGCAGctggagcagcagcagcagcagctggagcagcagcaggaggtgCAGCTGGAGCTGACCCCGGTGGATCTGGGAGCCCAGCAGCAGGAGGTGCAGCTGGAGCTGACCCCCGTGCAGCCGGAGCTGCAGCTGGAGCTGGTGCCCGCCGCAGCGGGCGGCGGGCCTCCGGCCCCGGGCGCTCCAGCCGCGGTCGTGGTGGCCCCCCCGGGCTACGTGGTGCTGCAGGAGCTCATGGTGTTGCCGGCCGTGGCggcgcccgcggtggtggccatcCCGGGCCCCGCGGGCAGCGCGGCGCTCACTCCGGCcaggcagcggcggcggcggcgcgcgcgGGACCGGCCGACCATCTGCGGCGAGTGCGGCAAGGGCTTCAGCCGCAGCACGGACCTGGTGCGGCACCAGGCCACGCACACGGGCGAGCGGCCGCACCGCTGCGGCGAGTGCGGCAAGGGCTTCTCGCAGCACTCCAACCTGGTGACGCACCAGCGCAtccacacgggcgagaagccctacGCCTGCTCCTACTGCGCCAAGCGCTTCAGCGAGAGCTCGGCGCTCGTGCAGCACCAGCGCACGCACACCGGCGAGCGGCCCTACGCCTGCGCCGACTGCGGCAAGCGCTTCAGCGTCTCGTCCAACCTCCTGCGCCACCGGCGCACGCACTCGGGCGAGCGGCCGTACGTGTGCGAGGACTGCGGCGAGCGCTTCCGCCACAAGGTGCAGATCCGCCGCCACGAGCGCCAGCTGCACGGCGCCGGCCGCTCGCGAGGCCTGGGCCTGCTCCGCGGCACGCGCGCGCCCACCGGCGGCCCACCGCGCTCCGAGCAGGCGCCCTGA
- the ZNF853 gene encoding zinc finger protein 853 isoform X1 produces the protein MLHQLPPRDLGLNARMELGAATETFVLELRCLEDGGPGPGTLSGGSGGGENQEEEEAQEKNGSPPRPTSSAPMGAGELAEEAQPGQQELQLQQSEWQRELQPEQQTQSQPSGQQLELQQQDGQGQLPQQNKDLQGTPQPVPPGQLRPQLQLMQRQEQTQEQQVQEQQLWQQQQKLLQEQEQLQQQQQDLQQEQLQQQQQHLRQEQLQQLQQQQDLQQEQSQQLQHMQQEQLQQQQQHLQQEQSQQLQHMQQEQLQQQQHLQQEQLQQLQHLQQDQSQQQQDLQQEQLQQLQQQQDLQQEQLQQLQHLQQDQSQQQQHLRQDQSQQLQHLRQDQSQQQQQQHLQQDQLQQQQHLQQDQSQQLQHLQQEQLQHLQQHLQQEQLQQLQHLQQEQSQQQQDLQQEQSQQQHLQQEQSQQQQHLQQDQLQKQQQDLQQDQLQQQQQHLRQEQSQQLQQQHLQQEQSQQLQHLQQDQLQQQKQQDLQQELLQQQQHLQQEQSQQQQQQHLRQDQLQQQQDLQQEQSQQLQHLRQDQLQQQQQHLQQEQLQQQQQHLQQDQSQQLQHLQQEQSQQLQHLQQDQLQQQKQEEQLQQQHLQQDQLQQQQQHLQQEQLQQQQQHLQQDQSQQLQHLQQEQSQQLQHLQQDQLQQQKQEEQLQQQHLQQDQLQQQQQQQEEEEEQLQQQQQQQLQQQQQQQLQQQQQLQQQEQEQLQMQQQQQLQQQQHQQDQLQQLQQEQQKQEEQLQQQQLQQQQELLQQQRQEQLQQQQLQQQLLHQQQLQQQQLQQQEQLQEQQQPRPLEPEEEEEVELELMPVDLGTEQELEQQRQELERQQELERQQEQRQLQLKLQEQLQQLEQQLEQQQQQLEQQQEVQLELTPVDLGAQQQEVQLELTPVQPELQLELVPAAAGGGPPAPGAPAAVVVAPPGYVVLQELMVLPAVAAPAVVAIPGPAGSAALTPARQRRRRRARDRPTICGECGKGFSRSTDLVRHQATHTGERPHRCGECGKGFSQHSNLVTHQRIHTGEKPYACSYCAKRFSESSALVQHQRTHTGERPYACADCGKRFSVSSNLLRHRRTHSGERPYVCEDCGERFRHKVQIRRHERQLHGAGRSRGLGLLRGTRAPTGGPPRSEQAP, from the exons ATGCTGCACCAG CTGCCCCCCCGGGATCTTGGTCTGAACGCTAGGATGGAGCTGGGGGCAGCCACTGAGACCTTCGTGCTGGAGCTTCGGTGTCTTGAAGAtgggggcccagggcctggcaccctCTCAG GTGGCAGCGGTGGGGGTGAGAATCAAGAGGAAGAAGAGGCTCAGGAGAAGAATGGCAGCCCACCACGGCCAACAAGCTCAGCCCCGATGGGGGCCGGGGAACTCGCTGAGGAAGCACAGCCCGGACAGCAGGAGTTGCAACTGCAACAGTCAGAATGGCAACGAGAGCTGCAGCCAGAGCAGCAAACACAAAGCCAGCCGTCAGGACAGCAGCTAGAATTGCAGCAGCAAGATGGGCAAGGCCAGCTGCCTCAACAAAACAAGGACCTGCAGGGAACACCCCAACCTGTGCCCCCTGGGCAGCTGAGACCACAGCTGCAGCTGATGCAACGGCAGGAACAAACACAGGAGCAGCAAGTGCAGGAGCAACAACTGTGGCAGCAACAGCAGAAACTGTTACAAGAGCAGGAGCAgttacagcagcagcagcaggacctGCAGCAGGAACAgttacagcagcagcagcagcacctgcgACAGGAACAGTtacagcagctgcagcagcagcaggaccTGCAGCAGGAACAGTCACAGCAGCTGCAGCACATGCAACAGGAACAgttacagcagcagcagcagcacctgcaGCAGGAACAGTCACAGCAGCTGCAGCACATGCAACAGGAACAgttacagcagcagcagcacctgcaGCAGGAACAGTTACAGCAGCTGCAGCACCTGCAGCAGGACCAGTCACAGCAGCAGCAGGACCTGCAGCAGGAACAGTtacagcagctgcagcagcagcaggaccTGCAGCAGGAACAGTTACAGCAGCTGCAGCATCTGCAGCAGGACCAgtcacagcagcagcagcacctgcgGCAGGACCAGTCACAGCAGCTGCAGCACCTGCGGCAGGACCAgtcacagcagcagcagcagcagcacctgcaGCAGGACCAgttacagcagcagcagcacctgcaGCAGGACCAGTCACAGCAGCTGCAGCACCTGCAGCAGGAACAGTTACAGCACCTGCAGCAGCACCTGCAGCAGGAACAGTTACAGCAGCTGCAGCACCTGCAGCAGGAACAGTCACAGCAGCAGCAGGACCTGCAGCAGGAACAGTCACAGCAGCAGCACCTGCAGCAGGAACAgtcacagcagcagcagcacctgcaGCAGGACCAGTTACAGAAGCAGCAGCAGGACCTGCAGCAGGACCAgttacagcagcagcagcagcacctgcgGCAGGAACAGTcacagcagctgcagcagcagcacCTGCAGCAGGAACAGTCACAGCAGCTGCAGCACCTGCAGCAGGACCAGTTacagcagcagaagcagcaggacCTGCAGCAGGAACTgttacagcagcagcagcacctgcaGCAGGAACAgtcacagcagcagcagcagcagcacctgcgGCAGGACCAGTTACAGCAGCAGCAGGACCTGCAGCAGGAACAGTCACAGCAGCTGCAGCACCTGCGGCAGGACCAgttacagcagcagcagcagcacctgcaGCAGGAACAgttacagcagcagcagcagcacctgcaGCAGGACCAGTCACAGCAGCTGCAGCACCTGCAGCAGGAACAGTCACAGCAGCTGCAGCACCTGCAGCAGGACCAGTTAcagcagcagaagcaggaggaACAGTTACAGCAGCAGCACCTACAGCAGGACCAgttacagcagcagcagcagcacctgcaGCAGGAACAgttacagcagcagcagcagcacctgcaGCAGGACCAGTCACAGCAGCTGCAGCACCTGCAGCAGGAACAGTCACAGCAGCTGCAGCACCTGCAGCAGGACCAGTTAcagcagcagaagcaggaggaACAGTTACAGCAGCAGCACCTACAGCAGGACCAgttacagcagcagcagcagcagcaggaggaggaggaggaacagttacagcagcaacagcagcaacagttacagcagcagcagcagcaacagttacagcagcagcagcagttacagcagcaagagcaggaacagtTACAGATGCAGCAGCAGCAACAGTTACAGCAGCAGCAACATCAGCAGGACCAGTtgcagcagctgcagcaggaacagcagaagcaggaggaacagttacagcagcagcagctgcagcagcagcaggaacTGTTACAGCAGCAGCGGCAGGAACAGTtacagcagcagcagctgcagcagcagctGCTGCACCAGCAACAGTtacagcagcagcagctgcagcagcaagAACAGTTGCAAGAGCAGCAGCAGCCCCGTCCACTGgagccagaggaggaggaagaggtggagCTGGAGCTCATGCCGGTGGACCTGGGGACGGAGCAGGAACTGGAGCAGCAGCGGCAGGAGCTAGAGCGGCAGCAGGAGCTGGAGAGACAACAGGAACAGCGGCAGCTGCAGCTCAAACTGCAGGAGCAGCTGCAGCAGCTGGAGCAGCAGctggagcagcagcagcagcagctggagcagcagcaggaggtgCAGCTGGAGCTGACCCCGGTGGATCTGGGAGCCCAGCAGCAGGAGGTGCAGCTGGAGCTGACCCCCGTGCAGCCGGAGCTGCAGCTGGAGCTGGTGCCCGCCGCAGCGGGCGGCGGGCCTCCGGCCCCGGGCGCTCCAGCCGCGGTCGTGGTGGCCCCCCCGGGCTACGTGGTGCTGCAGGAGCTCATGGTGTTGCCGGCCGTGGCggcgcccgcggtggtggccatcCCGGGCCCCGCGGGCAGCGCGGCGCTCACTCCGGCcaggcagcggcggcggcggcgcgcgcgGGACCGGCCGACCATCTGCGGCGAGTGCGGCAAGGGCTTCAGCCGCAGCACGGACCTGGTGCGGCACCAGGCCACGCACACGGGCGAGCGGCCGCACCGCTGCGGCGAGTGCGGCAAGGGCTTCTCGCAGCACTCCAACCTGGTGACGCACCAGCGCAtccacacgggcgagaagccctacGCCTGCTCCTACTGCGCCAAGCGCTTCAGCGAGAGCTCGGCGCTCGTGCAGCACCAGCGCACGCACACCGGCGAGCGGCCCTACGCCTGCGCCGACTGCGGCAAGCGCTTCAGCGTCTCGTCCAACCTCCTGCGCCACCGGCGCACGCACTCGGGCGAGCGGCCGTACGTGTGCGAGGACTGCGGCGAGCGCTTCCGCCACAAGGTGCAGATCCGCCGCCACGAGCGCCAGCTGCACGGCGCCGGCCGCTCGCGAGGCCTGGGCCTGCTCCGCGGCACGCGCGCGCCCACCGGCGGCCCACCGCGCTCCGAGCAGGCGCCCTGA